One window of the Klebsiella oxytoca genome contains the following:
- a CDS encoding YdiH family protein, which produces MDTELTPTQLAIEFLRRDPAALTPAQYLKKLKLLELEFADLMALSSMELREEIDHAWRLGIH; this is translated from the coding sequence ATGGATACCGAGTTAACCCCCACGCAACTGGCCATCGAATTTCTGCGCCGTGACCCCGCTGCTTTAACCCCCGCGCAGTATCTGAAAAAGCTGAAACTGCTGGAACTTGAGTTCGCTGATTTAATGGCGCTCTCCTCCATGGAGCTTAGAGAAGAGATCGATCACGCCTGGCGTTTAGGTATCCACTAA
- a CDS encoding IclR family transcriptional regulator C-terminal domain-containing protein, producing the protein MEKHPDDLLTGESDAFKGDPNFMASLARGLEVIQAFTPQRPLLSISQISQKTGIPRAAVRRCLYTLSKLGFVYAEDGKNFQLRPRILSLGHAWLASTPLARSAQPVLKHLSEMLNESCSIATLDGDDILYIARASSSRIMTIDLDIGSRLPAWATSMGRVLLSYQPEEKLNDMLGRVTMIRYTPQTVDSVAKLRAELKRVHQQGYALNDQELEMGLRSLAVPLFNPQGQIQAALNVGVHAGQVSAHEMLERVLPELQKAARELTLLMR; encoded by the coding sequence ATGGAGAAACATCCAGACGATTTACTGACGGGCGAAAGCGATGCGTTTAAGGGCGATCCCAACTTTATGGCCTCGCTGGCGCGCGGACTGGAGGTGATCCAGGCCTTTACTCCGCAGCGCCCGCTGCTCTCTATTTCGCAAATCAGCCAGAAGACCGGTATTCCGCGCGCGGCGGTGCGCCGCTGTCTCTATACGCTGAGCAAACTGGGGTTTGTTTATGCCGAGGATGGTAAAAATTTCCAGCTACGTCCGCGTATTCTGTCACTGGGCCACGCCTGGCTGGCATCGACGCCGCTGGCGCGCTCGGCGCAGCCTGTGCTGAAACATTTAAGCGAAATGCTTAACGAGTCATGCTCAATTGCGACTCTCGACGGCGACGATATTCTCTATATCGCCCGCGCCTCCAGTTCACGAATTATGACCATCGATCTGGATATTGGCAGCCGCCTGCCCGCCTGGGCGACATCAATGGGGCGCGTGTTACTGAGCTATCAGCCGGAAGAGAAGCTGAACGATATGCTGGGTCGGGTAACGATGATTCGCTATACCCCGCAAACCGTTGATTCGGTCGCGAAGCTGCGCGCCGAGCTCAAACGGGTGCATCAGCAGGGTTACGCGCTTAACGATCAGGAGCTGGAGATGGGATTGCGCTCCCTGGCGGTCCCGCTGTTTAATCCTCAGGGACAGATTCAGGCGGCGCTTAACGTCGGCGTGCACGCCGGGCAGGTTTCCGCACACGAAATGCTGGAGCGGGTGCTACCAGAGCTACAGAAAGCAGCCCGGGAATTAACGCTTCTGATGCGCTAA
- the fnr gene encoding fumarate/nitrate reduction transcriptional regulator Fnr: MIPEKRIIRRIQSGGCAIHCQDCSISQLCIPFTLNEHELDQLDNIIERKKPIQKGQTLFKAGDELKSLYAIRSGTIKSYTITEQGDEQITGFHLAGDLVGFDAIGTGHHPSFAQALETSMVCEIPFETLDDLSGKMPNLRQQMMRLMSGEIKGDQDMILLLSKKNAEERLAAFIYNLSRRFAQRGFSPREFRLTMTRGDIGNYLGLTVETISRLLGRFQKSGMLAVKGKYITIENSDLLAQLAGQARNVA; the protein is encoded by the coding sequence ATGATCCCGGAAAAGCGAATTATACGACGCATTCAGTCTGGCGGTTGTGCAATCCATTGCCAGGATTGCAGCATTAGCCAGCTTTGCATCCCTTTCACTCTGAACGAGCATGAGCTTGATCAGCTTGATAATATCATCGAGCGGAAAAAGCCTATCCAGAAAGGCCAAACCTTGTTCAAAGCCGGTGATGAACTGAAATCGCTGTATGCCATTCGTTCTGGCACCATTAAAAGTTACACCATCACCGAACAGGGCGATGAGCAAATCACCGGTTTTCATCTGGCGGGCGACCTGGTTGGCTTTGACGCCATTGGTACCGGCCACCACCCGAGCTTTGCTCAGGCGCTGGAAACTTCAATGGTCTGCGAAATTCCGTTTGAAACGCTGGACGATCTTTCCGGCAAGATGCCGAATCTGCGTCAGCAGATGATGCGTCTGATGAGCGGTGAGATTAAAGGCGATCAGGATATGATTCTACTGCTTTCCAAAAAGAACGCAGAAGAGCGTCTGGCGGCCTTTATTTACAACCTGTCCCGCCGTTTTGCGCAGCGCGGTTTCTCCCCGCGCGAGTTCCGCCTCACCATGACTCGCGGCGATATCGGCAACTATCTTGGTCTGACGGTTGAAACCATCAGCCGCCTGCTGGGTCGTTTCCAGAAAAGCGGTATGCTGGCGGTTAAAGGTAAATATATCACTATCGAAAACAGCGACCTGCTGGCGCAGCTTGCTGGTCAGGCCCGTAACGTCGCCTGA
- a CDS encoding M20 family metallo-hydrolase has product MPQLYDFINQLAPKMADWRRDFHLHAESGWLEFRTASKVAEVLDGLGYQLALGRDVIDAESRMGLPDEETLAQAFQRARSQGAPERWLPAFEGGFAGVVATLDTGRPGPTLAFRVDMDALDLNEQHDDSHRPHRDRFASCNEGMMHACGHDGHTAIGLGLAHVLKEYAEQLNGTIKLIFQPAEEGTRGARAMVAAGVVDNVDYFTAIHIGTGVPSGTVVCGGDNFMATTKFDVQFSGVAAHAGGKPEDGRNALLAAAQATLALHAIAPHSAGASRVNVGVMQAGTGRNVVPSSALLKIETRGETEAINQYVFERAKQAIAGAAMMYEASYQLQLMGAATSSAPSPAWVDYLRQQTTQVPGVKQAVDRIAAPAGSEDATLMMARVQERGGLASYMIFGTELSAGHHNEKFDFDESVMTLAVATLARVALNFPWQRGV; this is encoded by the coding sequence ATGCCGCAACTTTATGATTTCATCAACCAGCTGGCGCCCAAAATGGCCGATTGGCGTCGCGATTTTCACCTGCATGCAGAATCCGGCTGGCTGGAGTTCCGCACCGCCAGCAAGGTGGCGGAGGTCTTAGACGGTCTGGGCTATCAGCTGGCGCTGGGGCGAGACGTTATCGACGCCGAGAGCCGTATGGGTCTGCCTGATGAAGAGACGCTGGCGCAGGCATTCCAGCGCGCCCGCTCACAGGGTGCGCCGGAACGCTGGCTGCCGGCGTTTGAAGGCGGCTTCGCCGGAGTAGTGGCAACCCTCGACACAGGACGGCCGGGGCCGACGCTGGCGTTTCGCGTCGATATGGATGCGCTCGATCTCAACGAGCAGCACGATGATAGTCACCGCCCGCACCGCGATCGTTTTGCCTCCTGCAACGAAGGCATGATGCATGCCTGCGGCCATGACGGTCATACCGCAATCGGTCTGGGGCTGGCGCACGTGCTGAAGGAATACGCCGAGCAGCTCAACGGAACGATCAAGCTGATTTTCCAACCGGCGGAAGAAGGTACCCGCGGCGCGCGCGCCATGGTAGCGGCGGGCGTGGTGGATAACGTGGACTATTTCACCGCCATTCATATCGGTACCGGCGTCCCTTCCGGCACCGTCGTTTGCGGTGGCGATAACTTTATGGCCACCACCAAATTCGATGTGCAGTTCAGCGGCGTCGCCGCCCACGCCGGCGGAAAACCCGAAGATGGCCGTAATGCGCTGCTGGCGGCGGCCCAGGCCACCCTTGCCTTACATGCCATCGCGCCACATAGCGCCGGGGCGTCAAGGGTTAACGTCGGCGTCATGCAGGCCGGTACCGGGCGTAACGTCGTGCCCTCTTCCGCCCTCTTAAAAATCGAAACCCGTGGCGAAACCGAAGCCATTAACCAGTACGTATTTGAGCGGGCCAAACAGGCGATCGCCGGCGCGGCGATGATGTATGAAGCCAGCTATCAGTTACAGCTGATGGGCGCGGCCACCTCCAGCGCCCCCTCGCCGGCGTGGGTGGACTATCTGCGTCAGCAGACAACGCAGGTCCCCGGTGTTAAACAGGCCGTCGATCGTATTGCAGCCCCGGCGGGTTCCGAGGATGCCACCCTGATGATGGCCCGGGTCCAGGAGCGCGGCGGTCTCGCCTCATACATGATATTCGGCACGGAACTAAGCGCTGGCCACCACAACGAAAAATTCGATTTCGACGAAAGCGTGATGACCCTGGCCGTCGCCACGTTAGCACGCGTCGCCCTGAACTTTCCCTGGCAGCGAGGTGTGTGA
- the smrA gene encoding DNA endonuclease SmrA, with protein sequence MNLDDKSLFLGAMEDVQPLKRNNDVLWHPERNTRAVQRIDTLQLDNFLTTGYLDIVPLETALEFKREGLQSGVLEKLRRGKYSQQASLNLLRQPVEKCRQMLFAFVVEAQQQGLRNLLIVHGKGRDDDAHANIIRSYLARWLVELPEVQAFCAALPHHGGSGACYVALRKSAEAKQENWERHAKHSR encoded by the coding sequence ATGAACCTTGACGACAAATCCCTTTTTCTTGGCGCCATGGAGGACGTTCAACCGCTGAAGCGCAATAACGACGTTCTCTGGCACCCCGAGCGCAATACCCGCGCCGTGCAGCGAATTGACACCCTGCAGCTTGATAACTTTCTGACCACCGGCTATCTCGATATCGTACCGCTGGAGACCGCGCTGGAGTTTAAGCGCGAAGGTTTGCAAAGCGGCGTGCTGGAAAAGCTCCGTCGCGGCAAGTACAGCCAGCAGGCCAGCCTCAATCTGCTGCGCCAGCCGGTGGAAAAGTGCCGACAAATGCTGTTTGCTTTTGTCGTAGAGGCGCAACAGCAGGGGCTGCGTAATCTGCTGATCGTTCATGGTAAGGGGCGCGACGACGACGCGCACGCCAATATTATTCGTAGCTACCTGGCGCGCTGGCTGGTGGAACTCCCGGAGGTGCAGGCGTTCTGTGCTGCGTTACCGCACCACGGCGGCAGCGGAGCCTGCTACGTGGCGCTGCGAAAATCGGCTGAAGCTAAGCAGGAAAACTGGGAACGCCACGCTAAACATAGCCGTTAG
- the uspE gene encoding universal stress protein UspE, giving the protein MAKYQNMLVVIDPNQDDQPALRRAVYLHQRIGGRIKAFLPIYDFSYEMTTLLSPDERTAMRQGVIGQRTAWIREQAKFYLESGVPIDIKVVWHNRPFEAIIQEIISEKHDLVLKMAHQHDKLEAVIFTPTDWHLLRKCPCPVWMVKDQPWPEGGKALVAVNLASEENYHNALNEKLVRETIELAEQVNHTEVHLVGAYPVTPINIAIELPDFDPSVYNDAIRGQHLLAMKALRQKFGIDENRTHVEKGLPEEVIPDLSEHLQAGIVVLGTIGRTGLSAAFLGNTAEQVIDHLRCDLLALKPDEYQTPVELDDEEDD; this is encoded by the coding sequence ATGGCGAAGTATCAGAACATGCTGGTAGTAATCGACCCCAATCAGGACGACCAGCCTGCATTGCGGCGCGCGGTGTATCTGCACCAAAGGATTGGTGGCCGCATCAAAGCCTTTTTGCCGATCTATGATTTTTCCTATGAAATGACCACTCTGCTCTCGCCCGATGAGCGCACGGCCATGCGCCAGGGCGTCATCGGACAGCGTACCGCCTGGATCCGCGAGCAGGCTAAATTTTACCTTGAATCCGGCGTGCCCATTGATATTAAAGTGGTGTGGCACAATCGTCCCTTCGAAGCCATTATCCAGGAAATCATCAGCGAAAAGCATGATTTAGTCCTGAAGATGGCACACCAGCACGACAAGCTGGAAGCGGTCATTTTCACGCCTACGGACTGGCACCTGCTGCGTAAGTGTCCCTGCCCGGTATGGATGGTCAAAGATCAGCCGTGGCCGGAAGGCGGTAAAGCGCTGGTGGCGGTTAATCTCGCCAGTGAAGAAAACTACCATAACGCCCTCAATGAGAAACTGGTACGCGAAACCATTGAGCTGGCGGAGCAGGTAAACCACACCGAGGTTCATCTGGTAGGCGCTTATCCGGTAACGCCCATCAATATCGCGATTGAGCTACCTGATTTTGACCCCAGCGTTTACAACGATGCCATTCGCGGTCAGCATCTGCTGGCGATGAAAGCCCTGCGGCAGAAATTCGGTATTGATGAAAACCGGACGCATGTCGAAAAAGGATTACCTGAAGAGGTCATTCCGGACCTGTCAGAGCATCTGCAGGCGGGGATCGTGGTGCTGGGGACTATCGGTCGTACCGGCCTGTCGGCGGCCTTCCTCGGCAATACCGCCGAGCAGGTTATCGATCACCTGCGCTGCGACCTGCTGGCGCTGAAGCCGGATGAGTATCAGACGCCGGTGGAGCTGGATGACGAAGAAGACGATTAG
- a CDS encoding M20 family metallopeptidase — translation MEQVYQFVDDVIEGRRNDFCAIADDIWDHPETRFQEFWSAARLADALEAEGFQLTRNAGGIPNAFIASYGEGQPVIAVLGEFDALAGLSQQAHCAAPASSTPGENGHGCGHNLLGTAAFAAAVAARNWLQQQGGTGTLRFYGCPGEEGGSGKTFMVREGLFDDVDAALTWHPEAWAGMFSTSTLANIQAAWRFTGTAAHAANSPHLGRSALDAVTLMTTGSNFLNEHIIEKARVHYAITDTGGVSPNVVQAQAEVLYLIRAPEMADAQQIFARIEKIAQGAALMTQTSVSCRFEKACSSYLPNRTLEAAMYQAVCHYGTPHWSAEERAFAAEIRATLSENDINNSLKNIAGTSGDEGKAFARRHRETILIDEVAPWAATDNILAGSTDVGDVSWKTPVAQCFSPCFAVGTPLHTWQLVSQGRTSIAHKGMLLAGKVLGATAIRLFSDRSLLTTSQQELAQVLAERPYRCPIPQGVEPSILK, via the coding sequence ATGGAACAGGTTTATCAATTTGTCGATGACGTCATTGAGGGGCGACGCAACGATTTTTGCGCCATAGCCGATGATATCTGGGATCATCCGGAAACCCGCTTTCAGGAGTTCTGGTCCGCTGCGCGTCTGGCCGATGCGCTGGAAGCGGAAGGTTTTCAATTGACCCGCAATGCGGGTGGGATCCCCAACGCCTTTATCGCCAGCTATGGCGAAGGCCAACCGGTGATTGCCGTGCTCGGTGAATTTGACGCCCTGGCGGGGCTCAGCCAACAGGCACACTGCGCAGCGCCCGCGTCTTCAACGCCGGGGGAAAACGGCCATGGGTGCGGGCATAATCTGCTTGGTACGGCGGCTTTCGCCGCCGCGGTCGCCGCCAGGAACTGGCTGCAGCAGCAAGGCGGCACCGGTACCCTACGCTTTTATGGCTGTCCCGGCGAGGAAGGCGGTTCCGGAAAGACCTTTATGGTCCGTGAGGGTTTGTTCGATGACGTCGATGCCGCCCTGACCTGGCACCCGGAAGCCTGGGCCGGGATGTTCAGCACCAGCACCCTTGCCAACATTCAGGCGGCGTGGCGGTTTACCGGCACCGCGGCGCATGCGGCAAACTCGCCGCATCTTGGCCGCAGCGCGCTGGACGCCGTGACGCTGATGACCACCGGCAGCAACTTCCTTAACGAACACATTATCGAAAAGGCGCGGGTGCACTACGCCATCACCGATACCGGCGGCGTCTCCCCCAATGTAGTTCAGGCGCAGGCGGAGGTGCTGTATCTCATTCGCGCGCCGGAAATGGCCGACGCGCAGCAAATCTTCGCGCGGATCGAGAAAATCGCCCAGGGTGCCGCGTTGATGACCCAGACCAGCGTCAGTTGCCGCTTCGAAAAAGCCTGTTCCAGCTATCTGCCCAACCGCACGCTGGAAGCGGCAATGTATCAGGCGGTATGCCATTACGGCACGCCGCACTGGAGCGCAGAAGAGCGCGCTTTCGCCGCCGAAATTCGCGCGACCTTAAGCGAGAACGATATTAATAACAGCCTGAAAAACATTGCCGGCACCAGCGGCGACGAGGGAAAAGCATTCGCCCGCCGCCACCGCGAGACGATCCTTATCGACGAGGTGGCACCGTGGGCGGCTACCGATAATATCCTTGCGGGCTCTACCGACGTCGGCGACGTGAGCTGGAAAACCCCCGTAGCCCAGTGCTTCAGCCCCTGCTTTGCCGTCGGGACGCCGTTGCACACCTGGCAACTGGTCAGCCAGGGCAGAACCTCCATTGCCCATAAAGGGATGCTTCTGGCAGGAAAAGTACTGGGGGCGACGGCCATTCGTTTGTTCAGCGACAGGTCGTTACTTACCACCAGCCAGCAGGAGCTGGCACAGGTCTTAGCCGAAAGGCCCTACCGGTGCCCGATCCCACAGGGCGTCGAGCCTTCAATTTTAAAATAA
- the abgT gene encoding p-aminobenzoyl-glutamate transporter, giving the protein MSMSSIPSPSPTGKLYGWVEKIGNKVPHPFLLFIYLIVVLMVATAILSALNVGVQNPTDGSRVVVKNLLSVEGLHWFLPNVIKNFSGFAPLGAILALVLGAGFAERVGLLPSLMAKMSSHVSARYASYMVLFIAFFSHISSDAALVIMPPLGALMFLAVGRHPVAGLLAAIAGVGCGFTANLLIVTTDVLLSGISTEAAKTIDASLHVSVIDNWYFMATSVIVLTLVGGLITDKLVEPRLGQWQGKSDETLKSLTPEQRFGLRVAGVAALIFVAVIALMVIPENGILRDPIKHTVMPSPFIKGIVPLIIFFFFVVSLAYGIATGKIRRQADLPPLMIEPMKEMAGFIVMVFPLAQFVAMFNWSNMGKFMAVGLTDLLESAGMNGVPAFVGLALLSAFLCMFIASGSAIWSILAPIFVPMFMLLGFHPAFAQILFRIADSSVLPLAPVSPFVPLFLGFLQRYRPEAKLGTYYSLVLPYPLIFLAVWLLLLVGWYLAGLPIGPGIYPRLP; this is encoded by the coding sequence ATGAGTATGTCTTCCATACCGTCGCCTTCCCCCACCGGTAAGCTCTATGGCTGGGTTGAAAAAATTGGTAACAAGGTTCCACATCCGTTTTTACTGTTTATCTATCTGATCGTGGTGTTGATGGTCGCCACCGCCATCCTGTCGGCGCTGAACGTCGGCGTACAGAACCCCACCGACGGCTCGCGAGTCGTGGTGAAAAACCTGCTCAGCGTTGAGGGGTTACACTGGTTTTTGCCGAACGTGATTAAGAACTTTAGCGGTTTCGCGCCGCTGGGGGCCATTCTGGCTCTGGTGCTGGGGGCAGGATTTGCTGAACGGGTCGGCCTGCTGCCTTCGCTGATGGCGAAAATGTCATCACACGTAAGCGCCCGTTACGCCAGCTATATGGTGTTGTTTATCGCCTTCTTTAGCCATATCTCTTCCGATGCCGCGCTGGTAATTATGCCGCCGTTAGGCGCCCTGATGTTTCTCGCCGTTGGCCGCCACCCGGTTGCTGGACTGCTGGCGGCAATCGCCGGCGTCGGCTGCGGCTTCACTGCCAATCTGCTCATCGTTACCACCGATGTCCTGCTCTCAGGAATCAGTACCGAAGCGGCAAAAACCATTGACGCCTCACTACACGTCAGCGTGATTGATAACTGGTACTTTATGGCAACCTCGGTGATCGTTCTCACTCTGGTTGGCGGCTTGATTACCGATAAACTGGTTGAACCGCGGTTGGGTCAATGGCAGGGCAAGAGCGATGAAACGCTTAAGTCGCTGACGCCCGAACAGCGTTTCGGCCTGCGCGTGGCCGGTGTTGCTGCGCTGATATTCGTGGCGGTCATCGCGCTGATGGTCATACCGGAAAACGGTATCCTGCGCGATCCCATCAAGCATACCGTGATGCCTTCACCGTTTATAAAAGGGATCGTACCGTTAATCATCTTTTTCTTCTTCGTTGTTTCCCTGGCTTACGGCATTGCCACCGGCAAAATTCGCCGTCAGGCCGACCTGCCTCCGCTGATGATTGAGCCGATGAAAGAGATGGCAGGTTTTATCGTGATGGTCTTCCCGTTGGCCCAGTTCGTCGCCATGTTTAACTGGAGCAATATGGGGAAATTTATGGCCGTCGGTTTAACGGACCTGCTGGAGAGCGCGGGAATGAATGGCGTTCCGGCGTTTGTCGGCCTGGCGCTGCTCTCCGCCTTTTTATGTATGTTTATCGCCAGCGGTTCGGCAATCTGGTCAATTCTGGCGCCGATATTCGTGCCGATGTTTATGCTACTGGGCTTTCACCCGGCATTCGCGCAGATTCTGTTTCGCATTGCCGACTCATCGGTGCTGCCGCTGGCGCCGGTATCGCCGTTTGTGCCGCTATTTCTCGGCTTCTTACAGCGCTACCGGCCCGAGGCTAAACTGGGGACCTACTACTCGCTGGTCTTGCCTTATCCATTAATATTCCTTGCCGTCTGGCTACTGTTGCTGGTGGGCTGGTACCTCGCAGGGCTCCCCATCGGACCGGGTATTTATCCGCGATTACCTTAA
- the ogt gene encoding methylated-DNA--[protein]-cysteine S-methyltransferase yields MLTLLQDKIDTPLGPLWVICDEQFNLRAVEWDQHRDRMEQLLNVHYRREGYQRVDSRDPGKLSSKLKDYFAGDLAIIDTLPTATAGTPFQREVWKTLRTIPCGQVMHYGQLAQMLGRPGAARAVGAANGSNPLSIVVPCHRVIGRNGTMTGYAGGVQRKEWLLRHEGYLLL; encoded by the coding sequence ATGCTGACGCTGCTGCAAGATAAAATTGACACACCGCTGGGGCCACTGTGGGTGATTTGTGATGAGCAGTTTAACCTGCGGGCCGTTGAGTGGGATCAGCACCGCGACCGCATGGAGCAACTGCTGAATGTTCATTATCGGCGTGAAGGTTACCAACGGGTTGATTCCCGCGATCCGGGTAAATTAAGCAGTAAGCTCAAAGATTACTTCGCCGGCGATCTCGCCATTATCGATACCCTCCCCACCGCAACCGCGGGCACGCCGTTCCAACGAGAAGTCTGGAAAACGCTGCGCACAATCCCCTGCGGTCAGGTCATGCACTACGGTCAGCTGGCACAAATGCTGGGGCGACCCGGCGCAGCGCGTGCGGTGGGGGCAGCCAATGGTTCAAACCCGCTCAGTATTGTCGTGCCCTGCCACCGCGTAATCGGCCGCAACGGTACGATGACTGGCTATGCCGGAGGCGTGCAGCGAAAAGAGTGGCTCTTGCGTCACGAGGGGTATCTTCTTCTTTGA
- a CDS encoding LysR family transcriptional regulator, giving the protein MSFQIKFHQIRAFVEVARQGSIRGASRTLAISQPALTKAIKELEEGLSTQLFVRRSRGVALTESGESFYQHASLILEELRAAQDELLQRQGAQAGQINIGLGASVARSLMPSVICRFHQQHPLVKVRIMEGQLLAMINELRQGELDFTINTYYPGPYDHEFSFEKLFEKPFAVFARAGHPAAQATSLQALLEHHWTMPTPRGSYFKQLQEMFNQAGLALKVDIVCETFSSCISLVVKSDFLSILPVELGNDPMMADKLVMLPIREALPKATYYLIQRRDTRQTPLTASLITLFRRQSRQLFP; this is encoded by the coding sequence ATGTCATTCCAGATTAAATTTCATCAGATTCGCGCCTTCGTTGAGGTCGCGCGCCAGGGAAGTATTCGCGGCGCCAGCCGGACGCTGGCGATTTCACAACCGGCGTTGACCAAAGCGATTAAAGAGCTGGAAGAAGGGCTCTCTACGCAGCTGTTTGTGCGCCGTAGCCGGGGGGTGGCGCTGACCGAAAGCGGCGAAAGCTTCTATCAGCATGCGAGCCTGATCCTGGAAGAGCTGCGGGCGGCGCAGGATGAATTGCTACAACGTCAGGGTGCGCAGGCCGGGCAGATAAATATCGGCCTTGGCGCCAGCGTAGCGCGTTCGCTGATGCCTTCGGTCATTTGCCGCTTTCATCAGCAGCATCCGCTGGTGAAGGTGCGAATTATGGAAGGTCAGCTGCTGGCGATGATTAACGAACTGCGGCAGGGTGAGCTGGATTTCACCATCAATACTTACTATCCCGGCCCGTACGATCATGAATTCAGCTTTGAGAAGCTATTTGAGAAACCCTTTGCGGTATTCGCCCGCGCCGGTCATCCGGCGGCACAAGCCACTTCACTTCAGGCGTTGCTCGAACATCACTGGACGATGCCGACGCCGCGCGGCAGCTACTTCAAACAGCTGCAGGAGATGTTTAATCAGGCTGGACTGGCACTCAAGGTGGATATCGTCTGTGAGACCTTCTCTTCGTGCATTAGCCTGGTAGTGAAAAGCGATTTTCTCAGCATTCTGCCGGTCGAGCTTGGCAACGATCCGATGATGGCGGATAAGCTGGTGATGCTCCCTATCCGTGAAGCGCTACCTAAAGCCACCTATTATCTGATTCAGCGCCGCGATACGCGGCAGACACCCTTAACGGCGTCATTAATCACGCTGTTTCGTCGTCAAAGCCGCCAGCTGTTTCCCTAG
- a CDS encoding 3-oxoacid CoA-transferase subunit A produces the protein MIDKSVSTLNDAIAGIHDGATIMIGGFGPAGQPTYLIDALIEQGARDLTIINNNAGNGEVGLAALLKAGRVRKMICSFPRQVDSQIFDDLYRRGKVELELVPQGNLAARIQAAGAGLGAVFTPTGYGTPLAEGKETREIDGRHYVLEYPIKADFALIKAHQGDRWGNLVYRKAARNFGPIMATAAKTTIVEVSQLVALGDLDPENIITPGIFVQRVYSLENLTAAKSA, from the coding sequence ATGATTGATAAAAGCGTATCGACGCTAAATGATGCCATCGCTGGGATTCACGACGGGGCGACCATTATGATTGGCGGATTTGGTCCCGCCGGGCAGCCGACGTATCTGATAGATGCTCTGATAGAACAGGGGGCTCGTGATTTAACCATTATTAACAACAATGCAGGCAATGGTGAAGTGGGTCTGGCGGCGCTGCTGAAAGCCGGACGGGTGCGCAAAATGATCTGTTCGTTCCCGCGTCAGGTCGACTCACAGATTTTTGACGACCTCTACCGTCGCGGCAAAGTTGAACTGGAGCTGGTGCCGCAGGGGAATCTCGCCGCACGTATCCAGGCGGCAGGCGCCGGCCTCGGCGCGGTATTCACGCCAACCGGCTACGGTACGCCGCTGGCCGAGGGAAAAGAGACTCGCGAAATCGACGGGCGTCATTACGTTCTTGAATATCCCATCAAGGCCGACTTTGCGTTGATCAAAGCTCACCAGGGCGATCGCTGGGGAAATCTGGTTTATCGCAAAGCGGCGCGCAATTTCGGCCCGATTATGGCCACTGCCGCGAAAACAACCATTGTAGAAGTCTCGCAGCTGGTGGCTCTTGGCGACCTTGACCCGGAAAATATTATTACCCCGGGCATTTTTGTGCAGCGCGTCTACTCCCTGGAAAACCTGACTGCCGCTAAGAG